The following is a genomic window from Hyphomicrobiales bacterium.
TCATCAACTGCCGCGCGAGTGACTTCGTCTTGATCAACGGCATCCTGCAGAGCGCCCGGAACATAATCTCCCCCTTTCTTCGCGACACCGGACAGATCGAACTCTGTCGTCATGCCTTTGCTGACGAGCGGCGACAGGTAACCGTCGCGGATGCCGTCGGCGATGCCGTAGGTGTAGACGACCTTGTCGAACAGCCGGTCATCGCCTTCGTCGAGTCGCCCCGACCCAAGCCGGAAAGGCGTGGCTGTCAGCCCAACGATCTTAAGGTCCGGGTTGATGGCGCGGAGCGCCTCTATGAACCGGCCGTACATGGTGTTGGCCTTTGGCGGGATGAGGTGCGCTTCATCCACCATCAGCACGTCGACGTGGCCGATCTGGGCTGCTTTGGTGTGAGCTGTTTGGATCCCGGCGAACAGGATTTGCGCGTATGTGTTTCGTTGACCCAGCCCTGCTGACAGGATCCCTGCTGGCGCCCATGGCCAAAGGCCCGTGAGCTCTTTGAAGTCTTGCTCTATGAGTTCCGCCACATGGGTTGCGATCAGAATGCGCATGTCCGGCCAGCCCTCCAGCAGTCGCTGGATCGTCGTGGCCATCACCAGGCTTTTGCCGGTGCCCGTCGCCAGGTCGATCAGCGGGTTACCGGGCTCGGACGCCCAATAGTCGAAGAGGGCTTCGATTGCCTCCTGTTGATAGGGTCTGAGTTGCATGGCACTCTCTAGAAAAATAGGGGGATGTAATGCCGCTCTATCGCGTCGATGTGCCCGCGCAGCTGCATGAATACCGTGGGTTTGAATGGTCCTATGCATTTCCGATGCAGGATGACGCTGGGAATGTGGTGCCCTGCGTCGTTACCAAATCCGCGCTGGAAGATTTCATCGAGCCTGCTCAATTGCCGCAAGGCGACGAAGCATGTTTGGAAATTCTGGAGCTAAACCGCTCTGAGTTCGAAGCAATCGCCTCGACAAAATTCGACGATCGAGGCGTGAGCTCCGA
Proteins encoded in this region:
- a CDS encoding hypothetical protein (Evidence 5 : Unknown function) produces the protein MPLYRVDVPAQLHEYRGFEWSYAFPMQDDAGNVVPCVVTKSALEDFIEPAQLPQGDEACLEILELNRSEFEAIASTKFDDRGVSSDQKLWIDTEDVA